The following are encoded together in the Kwoniella europaea PYCC6329 chromosome 1, complete sequence genome:
- a CDS encoding lysophospholipase NTE1 has translation MSTVPPPPDANGNPLIALAVAVIYAILYVLQGFRSLVGVLTIGLPSAIVRILHYSLTISLGFPHFLALFAALLLGLFFLVRYRYLTRYTKLKEPALPPPSPPSLTAELLPLDTPGIGITDKRSRSGSFHNYLDDFLSAIRIFGYLEKPVFHELSRHLQTRRLAAGDTLDIGGGDFWCVVEGKVQVFAPDSSPLSRSTPSSPDPYNQSTSSFNGYHLLNEVSTGGTLSSLFSILSLFTEDIKLSWTPPNENEDGEVLDDDDMSREPPLAPPGENRGKTRANSDVSQLDHEVLSKRVGSPENTSPTSGSSRPHHQRSSSLGTRSGAVHQDLEDAGQQPSYSMPATVSPSPAGGRSQSSSLHPSPQTGPQPGTFPSTTTSLHDSPRPLRRVPRREDTGAAALKGTIARATVDSTLAVIPASAFRKLTRKFPKASGTVVQVVLERFSRVTFMTAHKYLGLTKEILRSESSLNSLVSHPLPRSFYTGGGMQALRNRFQPEAQAKDRSQKNFSSIGSSPSGRISGKDYFNYVPSSPTVKAPSLPSATPQQVPSTPSVKGGNLSVKGLQALSKIDAAVAAESPAEKTSDSNTAIEPPSAGVFSPDSAARHGSEFVRRKSAFRKQVAAGDLAMGQMNVPDEKGGAYYRPGVQTPGLPRMDTWMGRFPGSSTDLAHHNGVAITPSSGDYGTPEDESFDLKEAVLMSIARSIGLAQPTESNIDSIGRNSFAPSVSAVSTPNSPMFPPNGRPGVKSPFGNVLDMMAASTHEGVIGGMLREAALKAKVNDDEASSISASLHESQFGTAAGDKKVLKDLEGNVEILFFKKGSVLVKEGERSPGMYYVIDGFLETSLPVHQSGVETPRSSPSVNPTSASPPPSTFTNVNGRPFGAALGLDTSHNNGYSSPFGSGKGEETLYTVKPGGIAGYLSSLCSTDSYVNITAKTDCFVGFLPHHTLEKIIERRPIVLLTLAKRLLSLLSPLVLHIDAGLDWQQLGAGQVLYEKGDKATDFYIVINGRLRSFHDKDGSMQVLREYGQNDSIGELDVITAVDRSDTVNAIRDSELVRIPAALFDAISIKHPATTVQFMRLIAGRVRKAMGEQMKIGHLPLNVPTTDVNLKTVCILGNNRNVPVAHFAGKLKTSLEELGASTSYLDQGTVMRHLGRHAFARIGKLKVAGWLADQEQHFRTVLYVADSPPASQWTLTCIRQADLVLVLAMGDDPSLGEYEKLLLATKTTARKELILLHDEKAVAPGSTRPWLVNRPWVHAHHHVELPGVVTPHKVSPTVHDAAAVAAFKHLRERVETRIRKYRGLRPFARPRRPSHMNDFARIARRLCGKQIGVVLGGGGARGISHIGMLQALEEFGIPIDAIGGCSIGSFVGGLYAKETDLLETTGRTKQFAGRMGSMLRILSDVTYPFVAYTTGHEFNKAFYNTHIEDMWIPFFANSTNITHSRMEIHRTGYAWRYVRASMTLAGLLPPLSDNGNLLVDGGYMDNTPIEPLRQNGIRDIIVVDVGSIDDTSPRNYGDSVSGWWIFINRFNPFYERKVLSMTEISSRLTYVSSVKTLEDVKNAPGCLYVAMPVQQFDTLGGFKRFSEVLHIGLQAGRETLKKWKDEGKLPTGLVDASKGSKVIQRGNRLRRMSI, from the exons ATGTCTACCGTGCCTCCACCGCCCGACGCCAATGGTAACCCTCTTATCGCTCTGGCCGTAGCGGTAATCTATGCCATCTTATATGTCCTTCAAGGGTTTAGGAGTTTGGTGGGGGTGTTGACCATTGGCCTTCCGAG CGCAATCGTCAGGATACTTCACTACAGTCTGACCATCTCACTCGGCTTTCCCCACTTCCTTGCGCTCTTCGCAGCATTACTATTAGGTCTATTCTTCTTAGTACGATATCGATACCTGACGCGATATACCAAACTCAAGGAACCTGCTCTCCCACCTCCCTCTCCACCTTCCTTAACGGCAGAGCTACTACCTCTAGATACTCCTGGAATAGGTATAACCGACAAAAGAAGTAGATCAGGATCTTTCCACAACTACCTGGATGATTTCCTCTCGGCAATTAGAATATTTGGATACCTCGAGAAACCTGTTTTCCACGAGTTGAGCAGACATCTGCAGACTCGACGATTGGCCGCTGGAGATACGCTGgatataggtggtggagacTTTTGGTGTGTCGTTGAAGGAAAAGTTCAGGTT TTCGCCCCCGATTCGTCACCTCTCAGCAGATCTACTCCATCGTCACCCGACCCATATAATCAAAGtacatcatccttcaatGGATATCACCTATTGAATGAGGTATCCACTGGCGGTACGCTCTCGTCGCTATTTTCCATTTTATCCTTGTTCACCGAAGACATAAAGCTTTCGTGGACACCACCAAacgagaatgaagatggagaagtactagatgatgacgatatGAGCAGAGAGCCTCCCCTAGCTCCTCCAGGTGAAAACAGAGGTAAAACCAGGGCAAACTCAGATGTCAGTCAGCTCGACCATGAAGTATTGAGTAAAAGGGTTGGAAGTCCGGAAAATACATCACCTACTAGCGGAAGTAGCAGACCACATCATCAGCGATCGTCTTCTCTAGGAACAAGAAGTGGTGCTGTACACCAAGACTTGGAAGATGCGGGACAACAGCCTTCTTACTCCATGCCAGCAACGGTCTCTCCTTCGCCTGCGGGAGGCAGATCACAATCAAgctctcttcatccatcgcCTCAGACAGGGCCGCAGCCTGGAACGTTTCCTTCGACTACCACTTCTTTACACGACTCACCTAGACCGCTCAGAAGAGTACCGAGACGCGAAGATACTGGCGCTGCTGCCTTAAAAGGAACTATCGCAAGAGCGACTGTGGATAGTACATTAGCTGTCATTCCTGCGTCTGCTTTCAGGAAACTTACCAGGAAGTTCCCAAAGGCAAGTGGAACAGTGGTTCAGGTAGTTTTGGAAAGGTTCAGTAGAGTAACATTTATGACTG CCCACAAATATCTCGGATTGACCAAAGAAATCCTCCGATCTGAATCTTCCCTCAACTCCCTTGTttctcaccctcttcctaGATCGTTCTATACTGGAGGGGGCATGCAAGCTCTGCGAAATCGATTCCAGCCCGAAGCTCAAGCTAAGGACAGGAGTCAGAAGAACTTCTCGTCCATCGGTTCATCCCCTAGTGGTCGAATATCCGGTAAAGACTACTTCAATTATGTTCCATCTAGTCCTACGGTCAAAGCTCCTTCGCTACCCTCGGCTACTCCACAACAAGTACCCTCCACTCCTTCAGTCAAGGGTGGTAATCTTTCCGTCAAAGGTTTACAAGCACTCAGCAAGATCGATGCGGCTGTCGCTGCAGAATCGCCAGCGGAGAAAACGTCTGATAGCAATACTGCAATTGAGCCACCTTCAGCTGGCGTATTCAGTCCGGACTCGGCTGCAAGGCATGGAAGTGAATTCGTCAGACGCAAGTCTGCCTTCAGGAAGCAGGTGGCAGCTGGTGATTTAGCTATGGGTCAGATGAATGTACCTGATGAGAAAGGAGGAGCGTACTACCGACCTGGCGTGCAGACACCGGGACTACCTAGAATGGATACTTGGATGGGAAGGTTTCCTGGATCTTCAACAGACTTAGCACATCATAACGGAGTTGCCATTACCCCTTCCTCAGGGGATTACGGTACaccagaagatgaatcgTTTGATCTGAAAGAAGCTGTCCTGATGAGTATAGCAAGATCTATTGGACTAGCTCAACCTACTGAGAGCAATATCGATTCCATCGGAAGAAACTCCTTCGCACCATCGGTCTCGGCGGTATCAACCCCGAATTCGCCAATGTTCCCTCCTAATGGTAGACCAGGTGTCAAATCGCCTTTCGGAAATGTACTGGATATGATGGCTGCCTCGACGCACGAGGGAGTGATAGGGGGAATGTTAAGAGAAGCAGCATTGAAAGCGaaagtgaatgatgatgaagcgaGTAGTATCTCAGCTAGTCTACATGAGTCTCAATTTGGGACTGCCGCTGGTGATAAGAAGGTATTGAAGGATTTGGAAGGCAACGTGGAAATCCTGTTCTTTAAGAAAGGAAGTGTTTTGGTCAAAGAGGGTGAAAGAAGTCCGGGGATGTATTATGTTATTGATGGATTCCTCGAG ACATCATTGCCTGTACATCAAAGTGGAGTGGAAACTCCTCGATCATCGCCTTCTGTAAATCCTACGAGTGCAAgtccaccaccatcaacgTTCACGAATGTCAACGGTAGACCGTTCGGTGCTGCCTTGGGACTGGACACAAGTCACAATAACGGTTATTCATCTCCTTTCGGTAGCGGAAAGGGCGAAGAGACTTTATACACCGTTAAG CCCGGTGGAATAGCTGGTTATCTTTCGTCCTTGTGCAGTACTGATTCTTATGTCAATATCAC CGCCAAGACGGACTGTTTTGTCGGTTTCCTGCCTCATCATACGCTGGAAAAGATCATCGAAAGGCGACCAATCGTATTACTGACTCTTGCGAAGAGATTGTTATCACTTTTGTCTCCCCTCG TCCTGCATATCGATGCTGGGTTGGATTGGCAGCAGCTTGGTGCTGGTCAG GTTCTC TAcgagaaaggtgataaagcTACCGACTTTTACATCGTGATTA ACGGTCGACTTCGATCTTTCCACGATAAAGATGGCTCGATGCAAGTCCTTCGAGAATATGGTCAGAATGACTCTATAGGCGAGCTTGACGTGATCACAGCTGTCGACCGTTCCGATACTGTCAACGCTATACGAGATTCCGAATTGGTAAGAATACCAGCGGCCTTGTTCGATGCGATCAGTATCAAGCATCCTGCGACTACTGTGCAGTTTATGAGGTTGATAGCTGGACGAGTGAGGAAAGCTATGGGAgaacagatgaagattggtCATTTGCCTCTGAACGTCCCTACGACAGATGTTAACCTAA AGACCGTTTGTATACTTGGCAACAACAGGAATGTGCCTGTCGCTCATTTCGCAGGGAAGTTGAAAACTTCTTTGGAGGAATTAGGTGCATCTACATCGTACCTTGACCAAGGTACTGTGATGCGTCATCTTGGTAGACATGCCTTTGCGAGAATCGG GAAACTCAAGGTTGCTGGATGGCTTGCTGAtcaagag CAACATTTTCGAACGGTATTATATGTCGCGGACTCTCCGCCAGCAAGCCAATGGACTTTGACTTGTATACGCCAA GCCGATTTAGTGCTGGTGCTGGCTATGGGAGATGATCCCTCTTTGGGAGAATATG AAAAATTGCTCCTCGCCACTAAGACGACAGCTAGGAAAGAACTTATCCTGCTACATGATGAAAAGGCTGTTGCTCCAGGATCGACTCGCCCTTGGCTTGTC AATCGTCCCTGGGTACATGCCCATCATCACGTCGAGTTACCAGGTGTAGTCACTCCTCACAAGGTCAGTCCAACAGTGCACGACGCGGCAGCAGTAGCGGCATTCAAGCATTTACGAGAAAGAGTCGAAACTCGAATCCGAAAATATAGGGGCTTAAGACCATTTGCCAGACCTCGTCGACCTTCACATATGAACGATTTCGCTAGGATAGCTCGTAGACTATGCGGTAAACAAATCGGAGTGGTtttaggtggaggaggtgcgAGGGGCATATCGCATATTGGGATGTTACAGGCTTTGGAAGAATTTGGAATACCCATTGATGCGATTGGAGGATGTTCGATTGGAAGTTTCGTTGGAGGTCTCTATGCTAAGGAGACGGATCTGTTGGAGACCACCGGTAGGACGAAGCAGTTTGCAGGTAGGATGGGATCGATGTTGAGAATTTTGAGTGATGTGACGTATCCCTTTGTGGCTTATACGACTGGACATGAGTTTA ACAAGGCATTCTATAATACACATATCGAAG ATATGTGGATACCGTTTTTCGCCAATTCGACAAATATCACTCATTCCAGGATGGAAATACATCGAACAGGTTATGCATG GCGGTACGTGAGAGCCTCGATGACTTTGGCAGGTTTGTTACCTCCGCTGTCTGATAACGGCAATT TACTTGTCGACGGAGGATATATGGATAATACACCCATCGAACCTTTACGACAGAACGGTATAAGGGATATCATAGTGGTAGATGTAGGAAGTATAGATGATACCAGTCCTAGGAATTATGGAGATTCAGTATCGGGTTGGTGGATATTTATCAATAG ATTCAATCCATTCTACGAGAGGAAGGTATTATCGATGACTGAGATATCTTCGAGATTGACCTA CGTGTCGAGTGTGAAAACGCTGGAAGACGTCAAGAATGCTCCGGGGTGTTTATACGTTGCTATGCCTGTACAG CAATTCGACACATTGGGCGGTTTCAAACGATTCTCCGAAGTACTTCATATAGGTTTACAAGCAGGTAGAGAGACATTgaagaaatggaaagatgaaggtaaaCTACCTACCGGTCTGGTAGATGCTTCGAAAGGTTCAAAAGTGATCCAAAGAGGTAATAGATTAAG ACGTATGTCCATATAA
- a CDS encoding sodium/hydrogen exchanger 3, with the protein MSLSGGSTTPILTPPAEVINPADEEFYASWGLCILCLLLIGALITSYYLQIKRIRAVHETVVSIFAGMVVGLIIRLSPGHMIREMLSFKHTFFFNALLPPIILNSGYELKQENFFRNFGVILTFAFLGTFISAVGIGVLVYIWSFLGLEGLKFTLLECLIFGSTLSATDPVTILAIFNTAKVDPKLYSIIFGESILNDAVSIVMYETLSQFHGEDIYLSSLFHGVGIFLFSFLVSMALGVAFGLACSLGLKHSHLATYPHIESCLVALVAYTSYFFSNGIAMSGIVSLLFCGITLKHYAYHTMSKRTQRTTKYMFAVLAQLSENFIFIYLGLNLFTQDVQVFKPLFILVSAIAVMASRYAAVFPLSELINWVYHTRGQRYEELPHSYQMMLFWAGLRGAVGVALAAGITGDNADALRTTILVVVVLTVIIFGGTTARMLEVLGIRVGVEDEDASSDDEAEGWTSYNGNLALSMGPGSRRYAGQNGRGYSYGGGEYDDNEIENGIDLHSPENSPYISSSSKNQLHLPRSRQASMGARSTFGTNNSRSGFSTNSESDDNEEVLPSAGPSGEYEGGRNDEEGGVGGGLGGIRPGMIFRDGQWFTALDERYLLPLFSNSVTARRHHAKKATRKVSSGLYNAAGEREGRGSESGHGTPRGGNSLELNRGGQGQGTDEDYAYDGESENGKVKSGLPRTFSGSVTDFFFAKADPSSSTTNLHQSSSNISLPLEDRSRGNSSSGPGPSTSTNIRRGSGDVSVPANVKTNPNPNEQGWIWTGSGVGEVEGTSRSSTPKLTKGD; encoded by the exons atGTCTTTATCGGGAGGTTCGACGACTCCTATCCTAACCCCGCCAGCAGAGGTGATCAACCCAGCCGACGAGGAGTTTTACGCATC ATGGGGTCTATGTATCCTATGTCTCCTCCTGATCGGAGCGCTTATAACGTCATATTACCTCCAGATCAAGAGGATAAGAGCAGTGCACGAAACGGTAGTTTCGATATTTGCTGGGATGGTAGTAGGGTTGATCATCAGGTTGTCGCCTGGACATATGATTAGGGAGATGCTG TCATTCAAACAtacattcttcttcaacgcTTTACTACCACCTATCATCTTAAATTCGGGATATGAATTaaagcag GAAAACTTCTTCAGGAATTTCGGTGTGATTTTGACATTTGCGTTTCTCGGTACATTCATCTCAGCAGTAGGAATAGG AGTTTTGGTATACATCTGGTCGTTCCTAGGCTTAGAAGGTCTGAAATTCACCCTTTTGGAATGTCTAATCTTCGGTTCGACCCTGTCTGCCACCGACCCTGTGACGATCTTGGCTATTTTCAATACGGCCAAAGTCGATCCCAAGTTGTATTCAATCATTTTTGGAGAATCGATACTGAACGATGCCGTCAGTATCGTCATGTACGA AACCCTCTCTCAGTTCCACGGTGAAGATATCtacctatcatccctatTCCACGGTGTGGGCATTTTCTTGTTCTCCTTCCTGGTATCGATGGCTTTGGGTGTAGCATTCGGTCTAGCATGTTCCTTAGGTCTCAAGCATTCTCATCTGGCAACTTACCCTCATATCGAGAGTTGTCTGGTGGCTCTGGTGGCTTATACAAGTTATTTCTTCTCAAATGGTATCGCTATGAGTG GTATCGTATCGCTCCTGTTCTGCGGAATAACCCTAAAACATTACGCCTATCATACGATGTCGAAACGAACGCAAAGGACAACGAAATACATGTTTGCGGTACTGGCACAATTGTCGGAAaacttcattttcatctATCTCGGTTTGAACTTGTTTACTCAAGATGTACAGGTATTCAAACCCTTGTTTATCCTTGTTTCCGCT ATCGCCGTCATGGCATCCCGTTACGCGGCAGTCTTCCCCTTGTCAGAACTTATCAACTGGGTCTACCATACTCGAGGACAGCGATACGAGGAACTACCCCACTCCTATCAAATGATGTTATTCTGGGCGGGATTAAGAGGAGCAGTCGGTGTAGCATTGGCAGCGGGAATCACCGGCGACAATGCCGATGCGCTACGAACCACAATCTTAGTTGTAGTGGTATTGACGGTGATCATATTTGGTGGTACCACCGCTAGGATGTTAGAGGTGTTAGGTATAAGGgtaggagtagaagatgaagatgcctcttcggatgatgaagctgaaggatGGACCAGCTACAATGGAAACTTGGCATTATCCATGGGTCCAGGATCAAGACGATATGCGGGACAGAACGGAAGAGGATACAGTTACGGAGGAGGTGAATATGACGATAACGAAATTGAAAATGGAATCGATCTTCATTCACCTGAGAATTCACcttatatctcttcttcatccaagaaTCAACTTCATTTACCTAGATCCAGGCAGGCTTCCATGGGAGCTAGGTCGACTTTCGGTACGAACAATTCTAGATCTGGGTTCTCGACGAACTCAGAGTcagatgataatgaggagGTCTTACCTTCTGCTGGACCTAGTGGGGAGTATGAAGGAGGACgtaatgatgaagaaggtggtgtggGTGGTGGGTTAGGAGGTATAAGACCCGGAATGATATTTAGAGATGGACAGTGGTTCACTGCATTAGACGAAAGGTATTTACTTCCATTGTTCAGTAATTCCGTTACTGCCCGAAGACATCATGCGAAGAAAGCGACTAGGAAAGTTAGCAGTGGTTTGTATAATGCTGCTGgggagagggaaggaagaggaagtgaaagcGGACATGGAACTCCAAGAGGTGGTAATTCCTTGGAACTCAACCGCGGTGGTCAAGGGCAAGGGACAGATGAAGATTATGCTTATGAtggtgaaagtgagaatgggaaagTGAAAAGTGGATTACCAAGGACGTTTAG CGGTTCGGTAACGGATTTCTTCTTTGCCAAAGCcgatccttcatcatcgacaacgaacctacatcaatcatcttcaaacatATCTTTACCACTAGAAGATCGGAGTAGGGGTAACTCAAGTAGCGGACCTGGACCATCGACATCAACGAATATAAGGAGAGGTAGTGGGGATG TCTCTGTTCCAGCCAATGTGAAGACTAACCCTAATCCTAATGAACAAGGTTGGATATGGACTGGATCCGGAGTtggtgaagtggaaggaaCCAGTAGAAGTTCGACACCTAAATTGACTAAAGGTGATTAA